One segment of Bradyrhizobium sp. WD16 DNA contains the following:
- a CDS encoding LysR family transcriptional regulator: protein MNIRDLVAFVAVVETGSIVAASARLNLTQPGVTRRIQNLEEVLGAELLDRQSKPLKPTSAGRQAYEHGRRVLRSLEELHAGVAGDGVVSGEFRLGITPYLAESGLSAPLDELRGAFPRLALRVISGWSPDQAARVSRNELDAAAICLPDGVSPSPDLAYDDLGVQPVVFVVAREQRMPRRIRFEDLAAMPWIINQDGCGFRQALKRAFDARHLSFRIAVEALDTELRLSLVARGLGVGLATPVSLARSRLRSKVKVVRTEDFDPAVRAFVVHRPPAGRFARPIEVFRDALDREFRTLGKG, encoded by the coding sequence ATGAATATCCGTGACCTCGTCGCCTTCGTCGCCGTGGTCGAGACCGGATCGATCGTCGCCGCCTCCGCGCGTCTCAACCTGACGCAGCCGGGGGTGACACGGCGTATCCAGAATCTCGAGGAGGTCCTCGGGGCCGAACTGCTGGACCGCCAGTCGAAGCCGCTCAAGCCGACCTCGGCCGGGCGGCAGGCCTATGAGCATGGACGGCGCGTGCTGCGCAGCCTCGAGGAACTGCACGCGGGCGTTGCCGGCGACGGCGTCGTCAGCGGCGAATTTCGGCTCGGCATCACGCCTTATCTCGCCGAGAGCGGTCTATCGGCGCCCCTGGACGAATTGCGCGGCGCATTTCCCAGGCTGGCGTTGCGCGTCATCTCCGGATGGTCGCCGGACCAGGCGGCACGCGTCAGCCGCAACGAGCTCGACGCCGCCGCGATCTGCCTGCCGGACGGCGTCTCGCCGTCGCCTGACCTTGCCTACGACGATCTCGGCGTCCAGCCGGTGGTGTTTGTGGTCGCGCGCGAACAGAGGATGCCGCGCCGCATCCGGTTCGAGGATCTCGCCGCCATGCCGTGGATCATCAATCAGGACGGCTGCGGCTTTCGGCAGGCGCTCAAGCGCGCATTCGACGCCAGGCATCTGTCGTTTCGTATCGCCGTGGAGGCGCTGGATACGGAACTACGCCTGTCACTGGTGGCGAGGGGCCTCGGCGTCGGCCTCGCCACGCCGGTGTCGCTTGCGCGCAGCCGTCTGCGCAGCAAGGTCAAGGTCGTCAGGACGGAGGATTTCGATCCGGCGGTCAGGGCCTTTGTCGTGCACCGGCCGCCGGCCGGCAGGTTCGCTCGGCCGATCGAGGTCTTTCGCGATGCGCTGGATCGGGAGTTTCGAACCCTTGGAAAAGGCTGA
- a CDS encoding MFS transporter — protein sequence MTASETTSITDRSGLTRSFVWLAATATGVIVTNLFAPQILVGLIGPALGMSARQAGMISTLTLLGYALGLFLLVPLADLIENKRLILLTLAGTVIAALGTALAPDAKWLLAGALVLGASCAAIQMLVPLVAAMADPAERGQVIGEVMSGLMIGILLSRPLASFIADLWSWRAFYVVSAASVAILSLALGWRLPRLQPAIRVSYARLLASFWTLLRQEPVLRVRAWTAALVMAAFTAFWAAVALRLSAAPFELGARGIGIFALVGTAGAAATPLAGRLGDRGWERALLYGAHVLIILAQVLSVAAAIVGSQACALVLLGLGAVLLDVGVTIDQTIGRRAINLLRPEARGRLNGLFVGLFFIGGAIGAAAAAVAGPIGGWTTVCTAAASFAVLALVTDAITEH from the coding sequence ATGACCGCTTCCGAGACCACCTCCATCACCGACCGTTCCGGACTGACGCGCTCCTTCGTCTGGCTCGCGGCGACCGCAACCGGCGTCATCGTCACCAACCTGTTCGCGCCGCAGATCCTGGTCGGGCTGATCGGTCCGGCGCTCGGCATGTCGGCCCGCCAGGCCGGCATGATCAGCACGCTGACGCTGCTCGGTTATGCGCTCGGCCTGTTCCTCCTGGTACCGCTCGCCGACCTCATCGAAAACAAGCGGCTGATCCTGCTGACGCTGGCCGGCACTGTGATCGCCGCCCTCGGCACCGCCCTGGCGCCGGACGCGAAATGGCTGCTCGCCGGAGCGCTGGTCCTCGGTGCCTCCTGCGCGGCGATTCAGATGCTGGTACCGCTGGTCGCGGCCATGGCCGATCCCGCCGAGCGCGGCCAGGTCATCGGCGAGGTCATGAGCGGCCTGATGATCGGCATCCTGCTGTCGCGACCGCTGGCGAGCTTCATCGCCGATCTTTGGAGCTGGCGCGCGTTCTACGTCGTCTCCGCCGCCTCGGTCGCGATCTTAAGCCTTGCCTTGGGCTGGCGGCTGCCGCGGCTGCAGCCCGCCATCCGCGTCAGCTATGCCCGCCTGCTCGCATCATTCTGGACGCTGCTGCGGCAGGAACCGGTGCTGCGCGTGCGGGCCTGGACCGCGGCGCTGGTCATGGCCGCCTTCACCGCCTTCTGGGCGGCGGTGGCATTGCGATTGTCCGCGGCTCCGTTCGAACTGGGCGCCCGCGGCATCGGCATCTTCGCGCTGGTCGGCACCGCTGGCGCGGCCGCGACGCCTCTCGCCGGCCGTCTCGGTGATCGCGGCTGGGAGCGCGCCCTGCTCTATGGCGCCCACGTCCTTATCATCCTCGCCCAGGTGCTGAGTGTCGCAGCTGCAATCGTCGGCTCGCAAGCCTGTGCGCTCGTGCTTCTCGGCCTCGGCGCGGTGCTGCTCGACGTCGGCGTCACCATCGATCAGACCATCGGCCGCCGGGCGATCAACCTGCTGCGGCCCGAGGCGAGAGGCCGGCTCAACGGACTGTTCGTCGGCCTGTTCTTCATCGGCGGCGCAATCGGCGCCGCCGCAGCAGCGGTCGCCGGGCCGATCGGTGGCTGGACGACGGTCTGCACCGCCGCGGCGAGCTTCGCCGTACTGGCGCTGGTCACCGACGCGATCACGGAACACTAA
- a CDS encoding TIGR03862 family flavoprotein, producing the protein MRAAVIGAGPAGLMAAEVLAQNGAEVTVYDHMPSVGRKLLMAGRGGLNLTHSEPFELFMTRYGAAAPRLRAAIEAFPPAALRAWCEALGQPTFVGSSGRVFPVALKASPLLRAWLRRLDRLGVTLAPRHRWQGWTDRGGLAFDGPNGPVEVNAGATVLALGGASWPRLGSDGGWTEILRARGIVMAPLRPANCGFRVDWTDVFAERFAGAPLKTIAVKAGGQESRGEIVITRDGVEGGGIYALSAPLRDVIARDGVAELRIALRPDLDAAAIENRLSTPRGKQTLTNFLRKVLSLSPVAIGLMQEASLAGGRSLTMLSVPELAALVDGLPLRLTGTAPLVRAISSAGGVALDEADESFMLRQRPGVFVAGEMLDWEAPTGGYLLQACFATGAAAGRAALDRLKHSGRI; encoded by the coding sequence TTGCGTGCCGCCGTGATTGGCGCCGGCCCCGCCGGGCTCATGGCGGCCGAGGTATTGGCCCAGAACGGGGCCGAGGTGACGGTCTACGACCATATGCCGTCGGTCGGCCGCAAACTCCTGATGGCCGGCCGAGGCGGGCTCAATCTCACTCACAGTGAGCCGTTCGAGCTGTTCATGACCCGCTACGGGGCGGCGGCGCCGCGGCTGCGAGCGGCGATCGAGGCATTCCCGCCTGCAGCGTTGCGCGCGTGGTGCGAGGCGCTGGGCCAGCCAACTTTCGTCGGCTCCAGCGGAAGGGTTTTCCCGGTGGCCCTCAAGGCATCGCCCCTGCTGCGCGCCTGGCTCCGCCGGCTCGATCGCCTCGGCGTGACGCTGGCGCCGCGCCACCGCTGGCAGGGTTGGACCGATCGCGGTGGGCTCGCTTTCGACGGCCCCAACGGGCCTGTCGAGGTGAATGCTGGAGCCACCGTGCTGGCGCTCGGCGGCGCGAGCTGGCCTCGGCTCGGCTCCGACGGCGGCTGGACCGAGATCCTGCGGGCGAGGGGCATCGTCATGGCGCCGCTGCGTCCGGCCAATTGCGGTTTCCGGGTCGACTGGACGGATGTGTTTGCCGAGCGCTTCGCCGGCGCACCGCTCAAGACCATCGCGGTCAAGGCCGGCGGCCAGGAGAGCCGGGGCGAAATCGTGATCACCCGCGACGGCGTCGAGGGCGGGGGAATCTACGCGCTTTCAGCGCCGCTGCGCGACGTCATTGCGCGCGACGGTGTCGCCGAATTGCGCATCGCACTGCGGCCCGATCTCGACGCTGCCGCAATCGAGAACCGCCTGTCGACGCCCCGCGGCAAGCAGACGCTCACCAATTTTCTCCGCAAGGTGCTGTCGTTGTCGCCGGTGGCGATCGGTCTGATGCAGGAGGCATCGCTCGCCGGGGGACGGTCGCTGACGATGCTTTCTGTCCCGGAACTTGCCGCCCTCGTCGACGGCTTGCCGCTGCGCCTGACCGGGACGGCGCCGCTGGTGAGGGCGATTTCCAGCGCCGGCGGCGTTGCCCTCGACGAGGCCGACGAGAGTTTCATGTTGCGGCAACGGCCCGGCGTCTTTGTCGCCGGCGAAATGCTCGACTGGGAGGCGCCGACCGGGGGCTACCTGCTGCAGGCCTGCTTTGCCACGGGCGCGGCCGCAGGGCGCGCGGCGCTTGATCGGCTGAAACACTCGGGGAGGATATGA
- a CDS encoding OFA family MFS transporter, translated as MATLEGTGSIAGAGVGFLDRERTIARAGFNRWLVPPAALCIHLCIGMAYGFSVFWLPLSRAIGVNSAKTCPDISIVQELFTTTCDWRVASLGWMYTLFFVLLGVSAALWGGWLERVGPRRAGFVAALCWCGGLVLGAIGIYVHQLWILWLGSGVIGGVGLGLGYISPVSTLVKWFPDRRGMATGMAIMGFGGGAMIGAPLADMLMTYYKSPTSAGVWETFLTMAAIYFVFMMIGAFRYRLPPAGWRPDGWTPPATAKSMITQHHVHLRDAHKTPQFWLIWWVLCLNVSAGIGVIGMASPMLQEIFAGSLIGAPDVKFNALSIEQKAAVAAIAAGFTGLLSLFNIGGRFFWASLSDHIGRKNTYYTFFLLGIALYALAPTAAALGSKLLFVSAFCIILSMYGGGFSTVPAYLADIFGTQFVGAIHGRLLTAWSTAGIIGPVVVNYIREAQLAAGVPRDQLYNTTMYILCAMLVAGLICNYLVKPLDPKWYMSQEEVSRLQAANASSAAAVPSGSFGIGKGGLDAPALVYWAFVGIPLALGVWITFKNALKIF; from the coding sequence ATGGCTACTCTGGAGGGAACTGGCAGCATTGCCGGCGCCGGTGTCGGCTTTCTGGATCGCGAACGAACCATCGCGCGGGCAGGGTTCAATCGCTGGTTGGTGCCGCCCGCGGCGCTCTGCATTCATCTGTGCATCGGCATGGCCTACGGCTTCAGCGTATTCTGGCTGCCGCTGTCGCGTGCCATCGGCGTCAATTCGGCCAAGACCTGCCCGGACATCAGCATCGTCCAGGAGCTCTTCACCACCACCTGCGATTGGCGCGTCGCCAGCCTCGGCTGGATGTACACGCTGTTCTTCGTGCTGCTGGGCGTCTCCGCGGCGCTGTGGGGCGGCTGGCTCGAGCGGGTCGGACCGCGCAGGGCCGGCTTCGTCGCGGCGCTGTGCTGGTGCGGTGGTCTCGTGCTCGGCGCCATCGGCATCTATGTCCACCAGCTCTGGATCCTGTGGCTCGGCTCCGGCGTGATCGGGGGCGTCGGTCTCGGCCTCGGCTATATCTCGCCGGTGTCGACCCTGGTGAAGTGGTTCCCGGACCGCCGCGGCATGGCGACCGGCATGGCCATCATGGGCTTCGGCGGCGGCGCGATGATCGGCGCACCGCTCGCCGACATGCTGATGACCTATTACAAGTCGCCGACCTCGGCGGGGGTGTGGGAGACTTTCCTCACCATGGCTGCGATCTATTTCGTCTTCATGATGATCGGCGCCTTCCGCTATCGCCTGCCGCCCGCCGGCTGGCGGCCCGACGGCTGGACGCCGCCGGCGACCGCCAAGTCGATGATCACCCAGCATCATGTGCACCTGCGGGACGCTCACAAGACGCCGCAGTTCTGGCTGATCTGGTGGGTGCTTTGCCTCAACGTATCGGCAGGCATCGGCGTCATCGGCATGGCTTCGCCGATGCTGCAGGAGATCTTCGCGGGCTCGCTGATCGGTGCGCCGGACGTCAAGTTCAATGCGCTGAGCATCGAGCAGAAGGCGGCCGTCGCCGCGATCGCGGCCGGCTTCACCGGGCTGTTGTCGCTGTTCAACATCGGCGGCCGTTTCTTCTGGGCATCGCTGTCCGATCACATCGGCCGCAAGAACACCTACTACACGTTCTTCCTGCTCGGCATCGCGCTCTATGCGCTGGCACCGACCGCGGCGGCGCTGGGCTCGAAGCTGCTGTTCGTCAGCGCCTTCTGCATCATCCTATCGATGTACGGCGGCGGCTTCTCGACGGTGCCGGCCTATCTCGCCGACATCTTCGGCACCCAGTTCGTCGGCGCCATCCATGGCCGTCTGCTGACGGCATGGTCCACTGCCGGCATCATCGGCCCGGTGGTGGTGAACTACATCCGCGAGGCCCAGCTCGCCGCCGGCGTTCCGCGCGACCAGCTCTACAACACCACCATGTACATCCTCTGTGCCATGCTGGTCGCGGGCCTGATCTGCAACTATCTCGTCAAGCCGCTCGATCCAAAATGGTACATGAGCCAGGAGGAGGTCTCGAGGCTGCAGGCCGCCAATGCCTCCAGTGCCGCGGCGGTGCCGTCGGGTTCTTTCGGCATCGGCAAGGGCGGCCTGGACGCGCCGGCGCTGGTGTACTGGGCGTTTGTCGGCATTCCGCTCGCCTTGGGCGTGTGGATCACCTTCAAGAATGCGTTGAAGATCTTCTGA
- a CDS encoding formate dehydrogenase subunit delta — MSHDQRLVYMANQIGSFFRSQGDDKAVHGIAEHINKFWNPRMRSAILAHWEAGGEGLNPIVRKAMTALRKPGSH, encoded by the coding sequence ATGTCGCATGACCAGCGCCTGGTTTATATGGCCAACCAGATCGGCAGCTTCTTTCGGAGCCAGGGTGACGACAAGGCCGTGCATGGCATCGCCGAGCACATCAACAAATTCTGGAATCCTCGCATGCGTTCCGCGATCCTGGCGCATTGGGAGGCTGGCGGGGAGGGGCTGAACCCTATCGTCCGAAAGGCCATGACGGCGCTGAGGAAACCAGGATCGCATTGA
- the fdhD gene encoding formate dehydrogenase accessory sulfurtransferase FdhD encodes MTAPVFIAHRQIWREASGLSAGDRAIPEETAIALSYEGGSYAVMMATPRDLEDFAVGFSLSEGVIDHRDQIQSLDVVELCDGIDIRMWLASDRAGHLVERRRYIAGPTGCGLCGIDSIAEAVRPAAVVGTGITVLPAQIMTAMSALAPLQKLNIETRAVHAAAFWSPDAGIMAIREDVGRHNALDKLAGALARQGIDGTKGVVLLTSRVSVEMVQKTAAIGASVMVSVSAPTALAVRVAEAANITLCAIARADGFEIFTHAQRVPTGASSDVA; translated from the coding sequence ATGACCGCCCCTGTCTTTATCGCTCACCGGCAGATCTGGCGCGAAGCCTCGGGGCTGAGCGCGGGCGACCGCGCCATTCCCGAGGAGACGGCGATCGCGCTGTCCTACGAAGGCGGCAGTTATGCCGTGATGATGGCGACGCCGAGGGATCTGGAGGATTTCGCCGTCGGCTTCAGCCTGTCCGAAGGGGTGATCGATCACCGCGACCAGATTCAGTCCCTGGACGTGGTTGAACTGTGCGACGGCATCGATATCAGGATGTGGCTCGCCTCCGACCGGGCGGGCCATCTGGTCGAGCGGCGGCGCTACATCGCCGGCCCCACCGGTTGTGGTCTGTGCGGTATTGATTCGATCGCCGAGGCGGTTCGGCCGGCCGCGGTGGTTGGCACCGGCATCACCGTGCTTCCAGCGCAAATCATGACGGCCATGTCGGCATTGGCGCCGCTGCAGAAGCTCAACATCGAGACCCGCGCGGTCCATGCCGCGGCGTTCTGGTCTCCCGACGCCGGCATCATGGCGATCCGCGAGGATGTCGGTCGTCACAACGCGCTCGACAAGCTTGCTGGGGCGCTGGCGCGCCAGGGCATCGACGGCACCAAAGGCGTCGTGTTGCTGACCAGCCGCGTATCCGTCGAGATGGTGCAGAAGACCGCGGCGATCGGCGCCTCGGTGATGGTGTCGGTGTCGGCGCCCACCGCCTTGGCGGTGCGCGTGGCGGAGGCTGCGAACATCACACTGTGCGCCATTGCTCGTGCCGATGGCTTCGAAATCTTCACCCACGCCCAGCGCGTTCCCACAGGAGCTTCTTCCGATGTCGCATGA
- the fdhF gene encoding formate dehydrogenase subunit alpha: MPLVDETDFGTPAAKAEKLVTLTIDGAHVTVPEGTSIMRAAMEAGTQIPKLCATDMLDAFGSCRLCLVEIEGRAGTPASCTTPVAEGLVVRTQTERLKQLRKGVMELYISDHPLDCLTCAANGDCELQDMAGAVGLREVRYGAGDNHVAAQSAVGDNPLWLPKDESNPYFSYEPAKCIVCSRCVRACEDVQGTFALTIAGRGFDSRVSPGMGEDFLGSECVSCGACVQACPTATLTEKTVIEIGQPEHSVVTTCAYCGVGCAFKAEMRGEELVRMVPYKDGKANHGHSCVKGRFAWGYATHRERILKPMIREKISEPWREVGWDEAFAFAAAQFKRIQKTYGKDAVGGITSSRCTNEETYLVQKLIRAGFGNNNVDTCARVCHSPTGYGLATTFGTSAGTQDFDSIEQVDVILVIGANPTDAHPVVGSRLKQRLRKGARLIVIDPRRTDLVRTPHIEAAYHLALQPGTNVAMLTALAHVIVTEGLVNEAFVRERCDWSEFEEWAAFVSQPQNSPEAVATFTGVDPQLVRGAARLYATGGNGAIYYGLGVTEHSQGSTTVMAIANLAMATGNIGRPGVGVNPLRGQNNVQGSCDMGSFPHELPGYRHISVDAVRESFEALWGVKLDNEPGLRIPNMLDAAVDGYFKGLYVQGEDILQSDPDTKHVAAGLAAMECVIVQDLFLNETANYAHVFLPGSTFLEKNGTFTNAERRIQRVRKVMEPRNGMGDWEVTLGFAKAMGYEMHYEDPSQIMDEIATLIPTFAGVSYDKLEELGSVQWPCNEAAPDGTPTMHINGFVRGKGKFVLTEYIPTDERTGPRFPLLLTTGRILSQYNVGAQTRRTDNVVWHGEDRLEMHPHDAEQRGIRDGDWVRLASRAGETTLRALITDRVAPGVVYTTFHHPMTQANVVTTDYSDWATNCPEYKVTAVQVMPSNGPSDWQKSYDEQARQSRRIAPLEAAE, translated from the coding sequence ATGCCGCTCGTTGATGAAACCGATTTCGGTACCCCGGCCGCGAAAGCCGAGAAGCTGGTGACGCTGACCATCGATGGCGCACACGTCACCGTGCCCGAGGGCACCTCGATCATGCGCGCGGCGATGGAGGCGGGGACTCAGATTCCCAAGCTCTGCGCCACCGACATGCTGGACGCCTTCGGCTCTTGCCGTCTCTGTCTCGTCGAGATCGAAGGCCGTGCCGGCACTCCGGCTTCCTGCACGACGCCGGTGGCGGAGGGACTCGTCGTCCGCACCCAGACCGAACGGCTCAAGCAGCTGCGCAAGGGGGTGATGGAGCTCTACATCTCCGACCATCCGCTCGACTGCCTGACCTGCGCTGCCAATGGCGACTGTGAATTGCAGGACATGGCGGGCGCGGTCGGTCTTCGCGAAGTCCGCTACGGCGCAGGCGACAATCATGTCGCCGCCCAATCGGCGGTCGGCGACAATCCGTTGTGGCTGCCCAAGGACGAGTCCAATCCCTATTTCAGCTATGAGCCGGCCAAGTGCATCGTCTGCTCGCGTTGCGTGCGCGCCTGCGAGGACGTGCAGGGGACGTTTGCGCTGACCATCGCCGGCCGTGGCTTCGACAGCCGGGTGTCGCCGGGCATGGGCGAGGACTTCCTCGGCTCCGAATGCGTCTCCTGCGGTGCCTGCGTCCAGGCCTGCCCGACCGCGACGCTGACCGAGAAGACGGTGATCGAGATCGGTCAGCCCGAGCACTCGGTGGTCACCACCTGCGCCTATTGCGGAGTCGGTTGTGCCTTCAAGGCCGAGATGCGCGGCGAGGAACTGGTGCGCATGGTGCCGTACAAGGACGGCAAGGCCAATCACGGCCATTCCTGCGTCAAGGGCCGCTTTGCCTGGGGCTATGCGACCCATCGCGAACGCATTCTCAAGCCGATGATCCGCGAGAAGATCTCCGAGCCCTGGCGCGAGGTGGGCTGGGACGAGGCCTTCGCTTTTGCCGCGGCGCAGTTCAAGCGCATTCAGAAGACCTACGGCAAGGACGCGGTCGGCGGCATCACCTCGTCCCGCTGCACCAACGAGGAAACCTATCTGGTCCAGAAGCTGATCCGGGCCGGATTCGGCAACAACAATGTCGACACCTGCGCGCGGGTCTGCCACTCGCCCACCGGTTATGGTCTCGCCACGACCTTCGGCACCTCGGCCGGGACCCAGGATTTCGACTCGATCGAGCAGGTCGACGTTATCCTCGTGATCGGCGCCAACCCGACCGATGCCCACCCGGTGGTCGGCTCGCGGCTCAAGCAGCGCCTGCGCAAGGGCGCCAGGCTGATCGTCATCGATCCGCGCCGCACCGATCTCGTCCGCACGCCGCATATCGAGGCGGCCTATCACTTGGCGCTGCAGCCGGGAACCAATGTGGCGATGCTCACCGCGCTCGCCCATGTGATTGTCACCGAGGGCCTGGTGAACGAGGCCTTTGTGCGCGAACGCTGCGACTGGAGCGAGTTCGAGGAATGGGCGGCCTTCGTCTCCCAGCCGCAGAATTCGCCCGAGGCGGTGGCCACCTTCACCGGTGTCGATCCACAACTGGTGCGCGGCGCCGCGCGGCTCTACGCTACCGGCGGCAACGGTGCGATCTATTACGGTCTCGGCGTCACCGAGCACAGCCAGGGCTCGACCACGGTGATGGCGATCGCCAATCTCGCCATGGCCACCGGCAATATCGGTCGCCCGGGCGTTGGCGTGAATCCGCTGCGCGGCCAGAACAACGTCCAGGGCTCATGCGACATGGGCTCGTTCCCGCATGAATTGCCGGGCTATCGCCATATCTCCGTCGATGCGGTGCGCGAGAGCTTCGAGGCGCTATGGGGCGTCAAGCTCGACAACGAGCCGGGCCTACGCATCCCCAACATGCTCGACGCCGCGGTGGACGGCTATTTCAAGGGGCTCTATGTTCAGGGCGAGGACATCCTGCAGTCCGACCCGGATACCAAGCATGTGGCCGCCGGTCTTGCCGCAATGGAATGCGTCATCGTCCAGGATCTTTTTCTGAACGAGACCGCCAACTACGCCCACGTCTTCCTGCCGGGCTCGACCTTCCTGGAGAAGAACGGTACCTTCACCAATGCGGAACGGCGGATCCAGCGTGTGCGCAAGGTGATGGAGCCGCGGAACGGCATGGGGGACTGGGAGGTCACGCTCGGCTTTGCCAAGGCCATGGGCTACGAGATGCATTATGAGGATCCCTCGCAGATCATGGACGAGATCGCGACGCTGATCCCGACCTTCGCCGGTGTCTCCTACGACAAGCTTGAGGAACTCGGCTCGGTGCAGTGGCCGTGCAACGAGGCGGCGCCGGACGGCACCCCCACCATGCACATCAACGGCTTCGTTCGCGGCAAGGGCAAGTTCGTCCTCACTGAATACATCCCAACCGACGAGCGGACCGGGCCGCGCTTCCCGCTGCTGCTGACCACCGGACGCATCCTCAGCCAGTACAATGTCGGCGCCCAGACGCGCCGCACCGACAACGTGGTCTGGCACGGCGAGGACCGGCTCGAGATGCATCCGCACGACGCCGAGCAGCGCGGCATTCGCGACGGCGACTGGGTCAGGCTCGCCAGCCGGGCGGGTGAGACCACGCTGCGCGCCCTGATCACCGACCGCGTCGCGCCCGGAGTAGTCTATACGACGTTCCACCACCCAATGACCCAGGCCAATGTGGTGACCACCGACTATTCCGACTGGGCGACCAATTGTCCCGAATATAAGGTAACGGCGGTGCAGGTGATGCCGTCGAATGGACCGAGCGACTGGCAAAAGAGTTATGACGAGCAGGCGCGGCAATCCCGCCGAATCGCGCCGCTCGAAGCTGCGGAGTAG
- a CDS encoding NADH-ubiquinone oxidoreductase-F iron-sulfur binding region domain-containing protein, with translation MSGSGNSLRIYLSRDAAAVAVGADDVAMALLAAARARGVELDLVRTGSRGMLWLEPLVEVATPSGRIAYGPVTVADVASLLDAALGDGHHPLRHGATAEMAWLKRQTRFTFARCGVIDPRSIDDYRAHGGFKGLETALALGADAIVEEVAKSGLRGRGGAGFPTGIKWRTVAQAKAAQKYIVCNADEGDSGTFADRMIMEGDPFILIEGMTIAGLAVGATKGFIYIRSEYPHAIAAMTAAVVAARRGGVLGGSVGGSSHAFDIEVRTGAGAYVCGEETSLLESLEGRRGQVRAKPPLPAHHGLFGQPTVINNVLSFAAVPFILEEGAKAYADVGMGRSRGTMPIQLAGNVRHGGLFETAFGVTLGELVDDIGGGTASGRAVRAVQVGGPLGAYFPQALFDTPFDYEAFAARDGLIGHGGIVVFDDRVDMAHQARFAMEFCSLESCGKCTPCRIGSTRGVETLDRIRAGIDPAGNVALLRDLCATMKFGSLCALGGFTPYPVMSALKYFPEDFGPAAARLQAAE, from the coding sequence ATGAGCGGTTCGGGCAACAGTTTGCGCATCTACCTTTCCCGCGATGCCGCCGCGGTGGCGGTCGGAGCCGACGACGTCGCCATGGCGCTGCTCGCCGCCGCGCGCGCCCGCGGTGTCGAACTCGATCTCGTCCGCACCGGTTCGCGCGGCATGCTCTGGCTCGAGCCGCTGGTCGAGGTGGCGACGCCTTCGGGGCGGATCGCCTATGGTCCGGTGACGGTGGCGGACGTTGCCTCGCTGCTGGATGCCGCGCTCGGCGACGGGCACCATCCGCTGCGTCACGGCGCGACTGCTGAGATGGCCTGGCTCAAGCGCCAGACTCGTTTCACCTTCGCCCGCTGCGGCGTGATTGATCCGCGTTCGATCGACGACTACCGCGCTCATGGCGGCTTCAAGGGCCTCGAGACGGCGCTGGCGCTCGGCGCCGACGCGATCGTCGAGGAGGTGGCCAAGTCCGGCCTGCGCGGTCGCGGCGGCGCAGGCTTTCCCACCGGCATCAAATGGCGCACGGTGGCGCAGGCCAAGGCCGCTCAGAAATACATCGTCTGCAATGCCGACGAAGGCGATTCCGGCACCTTCGCCGACCGCATGATCATGGAAGGCGATCCCTTCATCCTGATCGAAGGCATGACCATTGCGGGGCTCGCGGTCGGCGCCACCAAGGGCTTTATCTATATCCGCTCGGAATATCCCCATGCCATCGCCGCCATGACGGCTGCGGTCGTGGCTGCACGCCGCGGCGGCGTGCTCGGTGGTTCGGTCGGTGGCTCGTCCCACGCCTTCGACATCGAAGTGCGCACCGGCGCGGGCGCCTATGTCTGCGGCGAGGAGACCTCGCTGCTGGAAAGCCTGGAAGGTCGTCGCGGCCAGGTTCGCGCCAAACCGCCGCTGCCGGCCCATCATGGCCTGTTCGGGCAGCCGACGGTGATCAACAATGTGCTGTCCTTCGCCGCGGTGCCGTTCATCCTGGAGGAGGGCGCCAAGGCCTATGCCGATGTCGGCATGGGGCGGTCGCGCGGCACCATGCCGATCCAACTCGCCGGCAACGTGCGCCATGGCGGGCTGTTCGAAACCGCCTTCGGCGTCACTCTCGGCGAACTGGTCGACGACATCGGCGGCGGCACGGCGAGCGGCCGTGCGGTCCGCGCGGTCCAGGTCGGCGGGCCGCTCGGCGCCTATTTCCCGCAGGCGCTCTTCGACACCCCGTTCGACTACGAGGCGTTCGCCGCCCGCGACGGCCTGATCGGTCATGGCGGCATCGTCGTGTTCGATGACCGGGTCGACATGGCCCATCAGGCGCGCTTTGCCATGGAGTTCTGCTCACTCGAATCCTGCGGCAAGTGCACGCCATGCCGGATCGGCTCGACCCGAGGCGTGGAAACGCTGGACCGCATCCGCGCCGGCATCGATCCGGCCGGCAATGTGGCGCTGCTGCGGGACCTCTGCGCCACCATGAAGTTCGGCTCGCTCTGCGCGCTGGGCGGCTTCACGCCTTACCCGGTGATGAGCGCGCTGAAATATTTCCCCGAGGATTTCGGCCCGGCCGCTGCTCGGCTACAGGCTGCTGAATAA